The following proteins come from a genomic window of Triticum aestivum cultivar Chinese Spring chromosome 6A, IWGSC CS RefSeq v2.1, whole genome shotgun sequence:
- the LOC123129119 gene encoding L-type lectin-domain containing receptor kinase SIT2-like, translated as MLHLSWRTYLLVLFFLCLADHLHTSDVIVGKNELVYNGFSADLKLDGKALWIDDLLSLTNGPGGTSGHAFCSYPLSFQDNPGGVISSFSTTFVFVMGFKKYKVNGMAFILSPTSDLPDDSPGEYLGLPHSNLDGHAFFAAEFDTVLNAEIGDIDDNHVGIDVNSLASVQSQSAGFYYGHTSYFQTIVLRSGKPVQAWVDYDSKSHQLNITLAPCCISKPQLPLLSTTVNVSSLLSLGPVYTGFSASSRKVSSSHYVLGWSLKLDGVAEPLDYSVLPFGTEHELQHQSKFQLFIPMNILGAPTIVPAVILIVLAVLIYRQLSKAKEDDEWEIKCGMPSFTYKELVTATEGFSNKMLLGKGGFGRVYKGVLPTTTQHVAIKRVSPESKQGKKEFMAEIAILGHVRHRNLVQLLGYCRYKQELLLVYDYMPNGSLDRYLYDKTTPTLDWAQRLRIIKGVASGLFYLHEDWEQVIIHRDVKASNVLLDDDMNGRLGDFGLARLHDHGVDAHTTHVAGTWGYIAPELARLGKATKATDVFAFGVFTIEVVCGRKPIGPANTSGGLLALADWVRGTWQGGSIVDAVDPELKDYDAAEVELVLKLGLLCSHSLPRSRPCMRLVMLYLEGGARLADFQPASHGHEDEEIDQALCASAATTVTILSGR; from the coding sequence ATGCTTCATCTCTCTTGGCGCACCTACCTCCttgttctcttcttcctctgtcttgcCGACCACCTCCACACCTCCGACGTTATCGTTGGTAAAAATGAGCTGGTCTATAATGGCTTTTCAGCTGATCTGAAGCTTGACGGCAAAGCTTTGTGGATAGATGACCTATTGAGTCTAACCAATGGCCCAGGTGGTACAAGCGGCCATGCTTTCTGCAGTTATCCCCTAAGCTTTCAAGATAATCCTGGTGGCGTTATCTCCTCCTTCTCAACTACGTTTGTGTTTGTCATGGGTTTCAAGAAGTATAAAGTTAATGGGATGGCCTTCATACTTTCACCCACCAGTGACTTACCAGATGATTCGCCAGGCGAGTACCTTGGCCTCCCGCATTCTAACTTAGATGGCCATGCTTTCTTTGCCGCCGAGTTCGACACCGTCTTGAATGCTGAGATCGGGGACATTGATGACAACCATGTTGGGATTGATGTCAACAGCTTGGCGTCGGTTCAATCCCAAAGTGCAGGCTTCTATTACGGACACACTAGTTATTTCCAAACCATTGTACTCAGAAGCGGCAAACCAGTTCAAGCGTGGGTGGACTATGATAGCAAATCGCACCAGCTGAATATTACCTTAGCACCTTGTTGTATTTCTAAACCCCAACTTCCGTTGCTGTCAACCACTGTCAATGTATCCTCTTTGTTGTCACTGGGTCCAGTTTACACTGGGTTCTCTGCATCCAGCAGAAAAGTCTCCTCCAGCCATTATGTTCTAGGCTGGAGTCTGAAGCTAGATGGGGTGGCTGAACCACTTGACTACTCTGTTCTCCCTTTTGGCACTGAACATGAACTTCAACATCAATCCAAATTCCAACTTTTTATCCCTATGAACATTTTAGGTGCGCCAACGATCGTGCCAGCAGTCATCCTAATAGTTCTTGCTGTGCTGATCTATCGGCAACTGAGCAAGGCCAAGGAAGATGATGAGTGGGAGATCAAGTGTGGGATGCCGTCTTTCACATACAAGGAACTGGTGACTGCCACCGAAGGCTTCAGCAACAAGATGCTCCTCGGGAAAGGAGGCTTTGGAAGAGTGTACAAAGGGGTGCTGCCTACCACCACACAACATGTCGCCATCAAGCGGGTGTCACCGGAATCAAAGCAGGGGAAGAAGGAGTTCATGGCAGAGATCGCCATCCTTGGCCATGTCCGGCACCGAAACCTTGTCCAACTGCTAGGCTATTGCCGGTACAAGCAGGAGCTGCTCTTGGTCTATGACTACATGCCCAATGGCAGTCTTGATAGGTACTTGTATGACAAGACCACACCGACCCTGGATTGGGCTCAGAGGCTTCGCATCATCAAAGGCGTAGCTTCCGGCCTCTTCTACCTGCACGAGGATTGGGAGCAAGTCATCATCCATCGGGACGTCAAGGCAAGCAACGTTCTCCTCGACGACGACATGAATGGGAGGCTTGGTGACTTTGGCCTCGCAAGGCTGCATGACCACGGAGTCGATGCCCACACTACACATGTGGCGGGCACCTGGGGATACATTGCCCCTGAGCTGGCCCGGCTTGGCAAGGCGACCAAGGCGACCGACGTATTTGCATTTGGAGTGTTTACCATAGAGGTGGTTTGCGGGAGAAAACCAATCGGCCCGGCCAACACCAGTGGCGGCCTTCTTGCGCTGGCGGATTGGGTACGTGGCACATGGCAGGGTGGCTCGATCGTCGACGCCGTGGACCCTGAGCTGAAAGATTACGACGCGGCGGAGGTTGAGCTTGTGCTGAAGCTTGGGTTGCTATGCTCCCATTCTCTGCCCAGGTCGCGCCCATGTATGCGTCTAGTAATGCTGTACTTAGAAGGAGGTGCAAGACTTGCAGACTTCCAGCCAGCTTCTCATGGACATGAGGATGAAGAGATTGATCAGGCTTTGTGTGCATCTGCAGCTACGACTGTGACCATTCTTTCTGGAAGGTAA
- the LOC123129118 gene encoding DEAD-box ATP-dependent RNA helicase 48, producing MGGGPRTFPGGLSKWQHKRMHEKLARGKERGLLRHEKQLYLARLRSEIRASHLPGAPASPADHAGPTSSRAHIRALADRFLRPGAEDLWNDDDGPLRRARLPLHQQQQPARSLPSGARMVDWKQVESGEKPKPPRGGGDWKDWEELDSGEPTAGRGAGNEPRLPAAFNQRRGYGTAAPWWWQWSPGSGMPLQRKEASFGFFGPKRCYSVMPPCSPCRESGAALMPLVARQLAEAGDGRKATPLALFYTQERLYSVAATRRFGQKWRPDSSDEDEEVMPAARGLRLAKFVASREDESEDDEPGETSAIRRKWSTAALRNCDMKRDRRPLKSYEEESDDDITGRIQELREEIRNREVLGAERRRYESRGESVFTNKRFDECGISPLTVEALTDAGYIQTTVVQEAALPVCLEGKDVLVKAKTGTGKSVAFLLPAIESVLNAMKSHTNHRVSPIFALILCPTRELAVQVTAEANVLVKYHHGVGVQSLIGGTRFKLDQRRLESDPCQILVATPGRLMDHIENRSSFSVRLMGLKLLVLDEADHLLDLGFRKDIEKIADSLPRQRQTLLFSATVPKEVRRVSQMVLNKDHVFVDTVGLGAVETPTKVQQQYLVVPHELHFHMVHRLLREHIDQEVDYKVIVFCTTAMVTEFMYIMLRDLKLNVREIHSRKPQLYRTRISEEFRDSNRLILVTSDVSTRGVNYPDVTLVIQAGVPPGREHYIHRLGRTGREGKSGKGILLIAPWEEYFLKEIHDLPIQKAPVPQIDQEMKQKVDDSIKIVDMSIKEAAYHAWLGYYNSIADISRDKVMLADLASRFGVSIGMEKPPTLFRKTALKMGLKGVPGIRIRK from the exons ATGGGGGGCGGGCCGCGGACGTTCCCGGGCGGGCTGTCCAAGTGGCAGCACAAGCGGATGCACGAGAAGCTGGCGCGGGGGAAGGAGCGGGGCCTGCTCCGCCACGAGAAGCAGCTCTACCTCGCCCGCCTCCGCTCCGAGATCCGCGCCTCCCACCTCCCCGGCGCCCCCGCCTCCCCCGCCGACCATGCCGGCCCCACCTCCTCGCGCGCCCACATCCGCGCCCTCGCCGACCGCTTCCTCCGCCCTGGCGCCGAGGACCTCTGGAACGACGACGACGGCCCGCTCCGCCGCGCACGGCTCCCCCTGCATCAGCAGCAGCAGCCCGCGAGGAGCCTGCCGTCCGGCGCCCGGATGGTCGACTGGAAGCAGGTGGAGTCAGGGGAGAAGCCGAAGCCGCCCCGGGGAGGAGGGGACTGGAAGGACTGGGAGGAGCTGGATTCTGGGGAGCCGACGGCGGGAAGGGGAGCCGGAAATGAGCCGCGATTGCCCGCCGCGTTCAACCAGAGGAGAGGGTACGGGACGGCGGCTCCCTGGTGGTGGCAATGGAGCCCGGGCTCCGGCATGCCTTTGCAGAGGAAGGAGGCGTCCTTCGGCTTCTTTGGTCCGAAGAGATGCTACTCGGTGATGCCTCCATGCTCGCCGTGCCGGGAATCGGGTGCTGCGCTGATGCCGTTGGTTGCTAGACAGCTCGCCGAGGCTGGAGATGGCAGGAAGGCGACACCGTTGGCTCTGTTTTATACTCAGGAGAGGTTGTACTCTGTAGCAGCCACGCGGCGGTTTGGCCAGAAatggaggccggattcatcggaCGAGGATGAGGAGGTTATGCCGGCTGCTAGGGGTCTGAGGTTGGCAAAATTCGTGGCTTCGAGGGAAGACGAGTCGGAAGATGATGAACCGGGGGAGACGAGCGCCATCAGGAGGAAATGGAGCACTGCTGCTCTGAGGAACTGTGATATGAAGAGAGATAGGAGACCGCTCAAGTCCTACGAGGAGGAAAGCGATGATGATATCACTGGTAGAATCCAAGAGCTGCGAGAGGAGATAAGAAACAGGGAGGTGCTGGGTGCTGAGAGGAGGCGCTACGAGTCAAGGGGTGAATCTGTGTTTACCAATAAAAG ATTCGATGAGTGTGGCATCTCCCCACTTACTGTCGAAGCACTCACTGATGCTGGATATATACAGACAACTGTTGTCCAGGAAGCAGCTCTTCCAGTTTGTCTTGAAG GTAAAGATGTTCTTGTCAAGGCCAAAACTGGAACCGGCAAAAGTGTAGCTTTTCTG CTTCCTGCAATTGAATCAGTCTTGAATGCCATGAAGAGCCATACAAATCATCGAGTGTCTCCAATATTTGCCCTTATTCTATGCCCTACAAGAGAGCTTGCCGTCCAGGTTACAGCTGAGGCAAATGTTTTGGTGAAGTACCATCATGGAGTGGGTGTTCAGTCTCTTATTGGTGGTACCAGATTCAAGCTTGATCAGAGACGATTAGAGTCTGATCCATGCCAG ATTTTAGTGGCAACACCTGGTAGGCTGATGGATCATATTGAAAACAGATCTTCATTTTCTGTCCGCTTGATGGGATTGAAATTGCTTGTGTTGGATGAAGCTGACCACTTGCTTGATTTGGGTTTTCGCAAAGACATAGAGAAGATTGCTGATAGCTTGCCACGCCAAAGACAGACACTACTATTTTCAGCTACTGTTCCAAAAGAG GTTCGAAGGGTTTCACAGATGGTTTTAAACAAGGATCATGTTTTTGTTGATAcagtgggcttgggggctgttgaAACTCCTACTAAG GTACAACAGCAATATCTCGTGGTACCACATGAACTGCATTTTCATATGGTTCATCGCCTTCTTCGAGAGCATATTGATCAGGAAGTGGACTATAAG GTGATAGTTTTCTGCACAACTGCCATGGTGACTGAATTTATGTATATAATGCTTCGAGATCTGAAGCTAAACGTCAGAGAGATACATTCAAGAAAGCCCCAGCTTTATAGAACACGTATTTCTGAAGAGTTCCGGGATTCCAATCGCCTGATTCTGGTAACATCAGATGTTTCAACACGTGGAGTGAATTATCCAGATGTTACCCTAGTGATTCAG GCTGGTGTTCCTCCTGGTAGAGAGCATTATATTCATCGTCTTGGAAGGACTGGAAGGGAAGGTAAATCCGGGAAAGGAATTCTGTTGATTGCGCCATGGGAAGAGTATTTCTTGAAGGAGATACATGATCTTCCAATACAGAAGGCTCCTGTGCCACAGATTGACCAGGAGATGAAACAAAAG GTTGATGATTCGATCAAGATTGTTGACATGAGCATCAAGGAAGCCGCATACCATGCATGGCTTGGTTACTATAACTCGATAGCTGATATTAGCAGAGACAAAGTCATGCTTGCTGACCTGGCAAGTAGGTTCGGCGTCTCTATCGGCATGGAAAAGCCTCCGACGCTATTTAGGAAAACCGCCTTGAAGATGGGGTTAAAGGGTGTACCAGGAATTCGGATAAGAAAATGA